From one Streptomyces sp. Q6 genomic stretch:
- the argB gene encoding acetylglutamate kinase, with the protein MSETNEKTNEHQKASARKHTALPKAQTLIEALPWLTRHHGKTVVIKFGGNAMIDEELKAAFAQDVVFLHHAGLKPVVVHGGGPQISRALDKHGIVSEFKAGLRVTTEDAMDVVRMVLAGQVQRELVGLLNQHGPLAVGLTGEDAHTITATKHQPRIEGELVDIGRVGEITEIDTGAIEALLADGRIPVVSSIARSQDDHHVYNVNADTAAAALAAALDAETLMVLTDVEGLYEDWPNSDEVISRLTATELEKLLPDLASGMVPKMEGCLHAVRNGVHTARVIDGRVQHSILLEIFTDEGIGTMVVPDAEGDTTS; encoded by the coding sequence ATGAGCGAGACGAACGAGAAGACGAACGAGCACCAGAAGGCCTCCGCGCGGAAACACACCGCGCTGCCCAAGGCCCAGACGCTCATCGAGGCGCTGCCCTGGCTGACCCGGCACCACGGCAAGACCGTCGTCATCAAGTTCGGCGGAAACGCCATGATCGACGAGGAGTTGAAGGCCGCCTTCGCCCAGGACGTCGTGTTCCTGCACCACGCCGGGCTCAAGCCGGTCGTCGTGCACGGCGGCGGCCCGCAGATCAGCAGGGCGCTCGACAAGCACGGCATCGTCAGCGAGTTCAAGGCGGGCCTGCGGGTCACCACCGAGGACGCCATGGACGTCGTACGGATGGTGCTCGCCGGACAGGTCCAGCGCGAGCTCGTCGGGCTGCTCAACCAGCACGGTCCGCTCGCCGTCGGCCTCACCGGCGAGGACGCGCACACCATCACCGCCACCAAGCACCAGCCCCGCATCGAGGGCGAGTTGGTCGACATCGGCCGTGTCGGCGAGATCACCGAGATCGACACCGGCGCCATCGAGGCCCTGCTCGCCGACGGCCGGATCCCGGTCGTCTCCTCGATCGCCCGCTCCCAGGACGACCACCATGTCTACAACGTCAATGCTGATACGGCGGCTGCGGCACTCGCTGCTGCGCTGGACGCCGAGACGCTGATGGTGCTGACCGACGTCGAAGGCCTCTACGAGGACTGGCCGAACTCCGACGAGGTCATCAGCCGGCTCACCGCCACCGAACTCGAGAAGCTGCTCCCGGACCTGGCGAGCGGCATGGTCCCCAAGATGGAGGGCTGCCTGCACGCCGTGCGCAACGGCGTGCACACCGCCCGCGTCATCGACGGGCGGGTCCAGCACTCGATCCTGCTGGAGATCTTCACGGACGAAGGCATCGGCACGATGGTCGTGCCCGACGCGGAGGGGGACACCACGTCATGA